The following are from one region of the Rhodopirellula sp. P2 genome:
- a CDS encoding type II secretion system protein GspG: MTLTDRHCVARRPHRQRVTLAHPLARRSASAARAGFTLLELLLVLSILVVIGGIVLVNITGAQAEANVNATMTQLNSLKSNIQMYQIRMNSLPETLEQLRDGPSDSAKKAKWVAPIITEIPMDAWGNALTYSVNGNTFEIRSGGIDGQVNTDDDIIVSG; this comes from the coding sequence ATGACGCTCACTGATCGCCATTGTGTGGCTCGTCGACCTCATCGCCAACGCGTGACTCTGGCTCATCCGCTCGCCCGCCGTTCGGCGTCCGCTGCTCGGGCCGGCTTCACCTTGTTGGAATTGCTGTTGGTGCTTTCGATCTTGGTCGTGATTGGCGGGATCGTGCTGGTGAACATCACCGGTGCCCAAGCCGAAGCGAATGTGAATGCGACGATGACCCAGCTCAACTCGCTCAAAAGCAACATCCAGATGTACCAAATCCGGATGAACTCGCTGCCGGAAACGTTGGAACAACTTCGCGATGGTCCCAGCGACTCGGCGAAAAAGGCCAAGTGGGTCGCTCCGATCATCACTGAAATCCCAATGGACGCCTGGGGCAACGCTCTGACTTACAGCGTGAATGGAAACACGTTTGAGATCCGCAGTGGCGGAATCGACGGTCAAGTCAACACGGATGATGACATCATTGTGTCAGGCTGA